From Coriobacteriaceae bacterium, a single genomic window includes:
- a CDS encoding tRNA-dihydrouridine synthase family protein — protein MILSLAPMEGITGHVFRRVHAECFGALDCYYTPFLPPPRVGNRFGGKAFKEIDPANNQGLNVVPQLMSKNADEFVWAAQVLADMGYREVNLNLGCPSGTVVAKGKGSGFLRNLDELEVFLSDVCERSPLPVSVKTRLGLEDDGEYERVLDLYCRMPLAELIVHPRVQKDRYTGSPRKEFYGETLERAPFPVAYNGDIFDLEDMEALVEAYPATRHVMLGRGLLANPALARMVNGGPAATDAELQRFHDTLFAAYAEEIGGNAVFRMKEWWFYAKCAFADPTTVHKLVRKTKKVDEYRAAVERVFREQPLAPIARFHG, from the coding sequence ATGATTCTTTCGCTTGCCCCTATGGAGGGGATTACCGGGCATGTGTTCCGTCGCGTGCATGCGGAGTGCTTCGGTGCACTCGATTGTTATTACACGCCGTTCTTGCCGCCGCCACGGGTGGGAAACCGCTTTGGCGGCAAGGCGTTTAAGGAGATCGATCCTGCCAATAACCAGGGGCTCAACGTAGTGCCTCAGCTGATGTCTAAGAACGCGGACGAGTTTGTGTGGGCGGCGCAGGTGCTCGCCGACATGGGCTATCGGGAGGTCAATCTCAACCTGGGTTGCCCTTCGGGAACGGTTGTCGCTAAGGGCAAGGGCTCGGGTTTCCTGCGCAATCTCGATGAGCTCGAGGTGTTTCTAAGCGACGTGTGCGAACGCTCTCCGCTGCCGGTGTCGGTCAAGACTAGGTTGGGGCTCGAGGACGACGGCGAATACGAGCGCGTGCTCGACCTTTACTGCCGCATGCCGCTGGCAGAGCTGATTGTGCACCCGCGCGTGCAAAAGGACCGCTATACGGGCTCGCCGCGCAAAGAGTTTTATGGCGAGACGTTGGAGCGGGCACCGTTTCCGGTGGCATACAACGGCGACATTTTTGATCTTGAGGATATGGAAGCGCTGGTGGAGGCCTATCCTGCTACGCGCCATGTGATGCTGGGGCGCGGCCTGCTCGCGAACCCCGCTCTGGCTCGTATGGTCAACGGCGGTCCTGCTGCCACGGATGCTGAGCTGCAGCGTTTCCATGACACGCTGTTTGCGGCATATGCAGAAGAGATTGGCGGCAACGCGGTCTTTCGCATGAAGGAGTGGTGGTTCTACGCCAAATGCGCTTTCGCCGACCCCACTACCGTTCACAAGCTCGTACGTAAGACCAAAAAGGTCGACGAATACCGCGCCGCCGTCGAGCGCGTCTTTCGCGAGCAGCCACTTGCACCCATAGCCCGCTTCCACGGCTAG
- a CDS encoding aminotransferase class I/II-fold pyridoxal phosphate-dependent enzyme: MKYDFTSIIDRHGMDAIAVDSWGEIPGMAPNVPDEGFDRIPMWVADMNFATVPTVQEHIIQRAQHPMFGYFDPRAEYFDRIIEWQSRRNGVEGLLPEHIGYENGVLGGVVSTLRAYVQPGDAVLVHSPTYIGFTKSIEAAGYRIVHSPLKLDDQGVWRMDFEDMERKLAQNHIHAAVFCSPHNPCGRVWERDEIGRAMDIYREHDCVVISDEIWSDIIRPGYKHIPTQSVSEDARMRTVALYAPSKTFNLAGLVGSYHIIYNETLRDRACAVSNKTHYNEMNVLSMHALIGAYQPQGYEWVDELNEVIKGNVDYFCDYVDEHFEGVAYSRPQGTYMVFLDCTEWCREHDRDIQWLLDEGARVGVGYQDGRPFHGPCHIRVNLALPLSRVKEACERLDCYVFNAR; the protein is encoded by the coding sequence ATGAAGTACGACTTCACCTCAATCATCGACCGCCACGGCATGGATGCCATCGCCGTTGACTCCTGGGGCGAGATCCCCGGCATGGCGCCAAACGTTCCCGACGAGGGCTTCGACCGCATCCCGATGTGGGTGGCCGACATGAACTTTGCCACGGTGCCGACGGTCCAGGAACACATCATTCAGCGTGCCCAGCACCCTATGTTTGGCTACTTTGATCCGCGCGCCGAGTACTTCGATCGCATTATCGAGTGGCAGAGCCGTCGCAACGGTGTTGAGGGCCTGCTTCCCGAGCATATTGGCTACGAAAACGGTGTGCTGGGCGGTGTCGTATCAACGCTGCGCGCGTACGTCCAGCCGGGCGATGCGGTGCTGGTCCATAGCCCCACCTACATCGGCTTTACCAAGTCCATCGAGGCCGCGGGCTACCGTATTGTTCACAGCCCGCTGAAGCTCGACGACCAGGGCGTATGGCGCATGGATTTTGAGGACATGGAGCGCAAACTCGCGCAAAACCACATCCATGCTGCCGTCTTCTGCTCGCCGCACAATCCCTGCGGCCGCGTGTGGGAGCGCGACGAGATTGGGCGCGCCATGGACATCTATCGCGAGCACGATTGCGTGGTGATCTCGGACGAGATTTGGTCTGACATCATCCGTCCCGGGTACAAGCACATTCCGACGCAGTCGGTGAGCGAGGATGCCCGCATGCGCACGGTCGCCCTTTATGCGCCCAGCAAGACCTTTAACCTCGCGGGCCTGGTTGGCAGCTACCACATCATCTACAACGAGACGCTGCGCGACCGCGCGTGCGCCGTGTCCAACAAGACACACTACAACGAGATGAACGTCCTCTCGATGCATGCGCTCATCGGCGCCTACCAGCCTCAGGGCTACGAGTGGGTGGATGAGCTCAACGAGGTCATCAAGGGCAACGTCGACTACTTCTGCGACTATGTGGACGAGCATTTCGAAGGCGTGGCCTATTCGCGTCCGCAGGGCACGTACATGGTGTTCCTGGACTGCACGGAGTGGTGCCGCGAGCATGACCGCGATATTCAATGGCTGCTCGACGAGGGCGCCCGCGTAGGTGTGGGCTATCAGGACGGCCGTCCGTTCCACGGACCCTGCCACATTCGCGTGAATCTGGCGCTGCCGCTTTCGCGCGTAAAGGAGGCGTGCGAGCGCCTGGATTGCTACGTTTTTAATGCTCGGTAA
- a CDS encoding ATP-binding cassette domain-containing protein, giving the protein MLELKGICKRYVTQSFTQVALDSVSLSFRDNEFVAILGPSGSGKTTMLNVIGGLDHFDSGDLLIDGISTKDFHDRDWDAYRNNRIGFVFQSYNLIPHQTILENVELALTLTGVGHAERRQRAREALEKVGLGEHVNKRPSQLSGGQMQRVAIARALINDPEIVLADEPTGALDSTTSVQVMDLLKDVARDRLVIMVTHNPELAYQYATRIVNLADGKITDDSDPFDVADATRREAKPTRKTSMSFVTALGLSARNLMTKKGRTAMTAFAGSIGIIGIAAILALSNGVNGYIKKVEEDTLSSYPLTISKQDYDLSSMMGGQGATDDEASNGEDSSDDGTDGKAQGTDKIPVVTAVKDMFASVKSNDMTSFKAWLDAGGDGIDKEVNAIQYGYGISPVVYRAGKGDEKPVRLVPNAMTEAMSGGASSAATVSMESMGTTVFNEMIDDQSLLDSQYDVVAGHWPTSANEAVMVLSSRGTVGDYTLYSIGALDIDELNDLVNSAMAADGGVETPETGTDFTYDDALSTTFKVLLPADAYRKNEETGMWTDMSGDADFMSAKVADGIDVHIVGVVRPNETANASALSPGIAYTHALTRQLMERAADSQIVQEQLAHPETDVFTGKSFDELQGEAKQGVDLGSMFSVDEAALKSAFSFDASALSGAAGGMDLSGLDLSGLDIDLSGVGKDIDFSDIMAKAPAPDFSGIFDGLELTPEQMQQVGTLANQLFEGFLQSDQFKALTPEDLKDASKLAAAFSTYLESDTAAQQILAQLKALGGDALAERLQQTMTDYVQKQLAPYLQQAMDQVMKAISEQIASTVSSQLKAGATGLMGQMATQMSSSFANLASAMHVDGSAFARAIHFNMDAEDLSSLMMSYAKASKLTYDNNLTTLGYADEADPISVKIFPRDFEAKERVLDHIDAYNKQVKAVGHDEQAISYTDYMGIIMGSVTDIVNTISLVLIAFVSISLVVSSIMIGIITYISVLERKKEIGILRAIGASKRNVANVFNAETFIEGLIAGVFAIVVVMAVSFPVNAWALAAKQVPNLMSLPVRDALVLIAISVLLTVVAGLLPARSASKKDPVEALRSE; this is encoded by the coding sequence ATGTTGGAGCTCAAAGGTATTTGCAAAAGGTACGTCACGCAGTCGTTTACGCAGGTGGCGCTCGACAGCGTAAGCCTGTCTTTTCGCGATAACGAGTTCGTGGCCATTCTGGGTCCCTCGGGCTCGGGCAAAACTACGATGCTCAACGTTATCGGTGGGCTCGATCATTTCGATTCTGGCGACCTGCTCATCGACGGTATTTCGACCAAGGATTTTCACGATCGCGATTGGGATGCCTATCGCAACAACCGTATCGGCTTTGTGTTCCAGAGCTATAACCTCATTCCGCATCAGACCATTTTGGAAAACGTGGAGCTGGCGCTCACGCTCACGGGCGTGGGGCATGCCGAGCGCCGCCAGCGTGCGCGCGAGGCGTTGGAGAAAGTCGGCCTGGGCGAGCACGTTAACAAACGTCCGAGCCAGCTTTCCGGCGGACAGATGCAGCGCGTGGCCATCGCCCGCGCCCTGATTAACGATCCCGAGATCGTGCTGGCAGACGAGCCGACCGGCGCTTTGGATTCAACGACATCCGTACAGGTCATGGATCTGCTCAAGGACGTGGCGCGCGACCGCCTGGTTATCATGGTCACGCACAATCCCGAGCTGGCGTACCAATACGCCACGCGCATCGTCAACCTGGCGGACGGCAAGATCACCGACGATTCCGACCCCTTCGATGTCGCTGACGCCACGCGCCGCGAGGCAAAGCCTACGCGCAAAACCTCGATGAGCTTTGTGACGGCGCTGGGGCTTTCTGCCCGCAACCTTATGACCAAGAAGGGCCGTACGGCCATGACGGCCTTTGCGGGGTCGATTGGCATTATCGGCATCGCGGCGATTCTTGCGCTGTCCAACGGCGTAAACGGCTACATCAAAAAGGTCGAGGAGGATACGCTCTCGAGCTACCCGCTCACCATTTCCAAGCAGGATTACGACCTGTCGTCCATGATGGGCGGACAGGGGGCCACAGATGACGAGGCGTCCAACGGCGAGGATTCGTCCGACGACGGTACCGACGGCAAGGCTCAGGGAACCGATAAGATTCCCGTGGTCACGGCCGTAAAGGATATGTTTGCGAGCGTTAAGTCCAACGACATGACGAGCTTTAAGGCATGGCTCGATGCCGGTGGCGACGGCATCGATAAAGAAGTCAACGCCATTCAGTACGGCTACGGTATATCGCCGGTTGTCTATCGTGCCGGCAAGGGCGACGAGAAGCCCGTCCGGCTTGTTCCCAACGCTATGACCGAGGCCATGAGCGGAGGCGCAAGTTCGGCGGCAACGGTGAGCATGGAATCCATGGGAACCACGGTCTTCAACGAGATGATCGACGACCAGAGCCTGCTCGACAGCCAGTACGATGTCGTCGCTGGCCATTGGCCTACGTCCGCCAACGAAGCCGTGATGGTGCTTTCGAGCCGTGGCACGGTGGGCGATTACACGCTCTACAGCATCGGTGCGCTGGATATTGATGAGCTCAATGACCTGGTTAACAGCGCCATGGCGGCCGACGGTGGGGTCGAAACGCCCGAGACCGGCACCGACTTTACCTACGACGATGCGCTGTCCACGACGTTTAAGGTGCTGTTGCCGGCCGATGCGTATCGCAAAAACGAAGAGACCGGCATGTGGACCGATATGTCTGGCGACGCCGACTTTATGTCCGCCAAGGTTGCCGACGGTATCGACGTGCACATTGTGGGCGTGGTGCGACCCAACGAGACGGCCAACGCGAGCGCGTTGTCCCCGGGCATTGCCTACACGCATGCGCTGACTCGCCAGCTTATGGAGCGCGCCGCCGATTCGCAGATTGTGCAGGAGCAACTCGCCCACCCCGAGACGGATGTCTTTACGGGCAAGTCTTTCGATGAGCTGCAGGGCGAGGCCAAACAAGGCGTGGATCTGGGCAGTATGTTCAGCGTGGATGAGGCGGCGCTGAAGAGCGCGTTCTCGTTCGATGCGTCTGCGCTCTCGGGTGCGGCCGGCGGTATGGACCTGTCTGGTCTTGACTTGTCCGGGCTGGACATTGACCTTTCGGGCGTTGGGAAGGACATCGACTTCAGCGACATCATGGCCAAAGCGCCAGCCCCAGATTTCTCGGGTATCTTTGACGGTCTGGAACTCACGCCCGAGCAAATGCAGCAGGTGGGAACGCTAGCCAACCAGCTGTTTGAGGGCTTTTTGCAGTCTGATCAGTTTAAGGCACTGACACCCGAAGATCTTAAGGACGCGTCAAAGCTCGCTGCCGCGTTCTCGACGTATCTTGAGAGTGATACGGCAGCCCAGCAAATTCTGGCCCAGCTCAAAGCGCTCGGCGGCGATGCCCTGGCCGAGCGCCTGCAACAGACGATGACCGACTATGTTCAAAAGCAGCTGGCTCCGTATCTGCAGCAGGCTATGGATCAGGTGATGAAGGCAATCAGCGAGCAGATAGCGTCGACGGTATCGTCCCAGCTTAAAGCAGGCGCGACGGGGCTCATGGGACAGATGGCGACGCAGATGTCTTCGAGTTTTGCCAACCTGGCGAGCGCCATGCACGTGGATGGGAGTGCCTTTGCTCGTGCTATCCATTTCAACATGGACGCCGAGGACCTGAGCTCGCTCATGATGAGCTATGCGAAGGCATCGAAACTCACCTACGACAACAACCTGACCACGCTGGGCTATGCAGACGAGGCAGACCCCATCTCGGTCAAGATTTTCCCGCGTGACTTTGAGGCTAAGGAGCGTGTGCTCGATCACATCGATGCGTACAACAAGCAGGTCAAAGCCGTCGGCCACGATGAGCAGGCGATCTCGTACACCGACTACATGGGTATCATCATGGGCTCGGTGACCGACATCGTGAACACCATCAGCTTGGTGCTCATCGCATTCGTGAGTATCAGCCTGGTGGTGAGCTCCATCATGATCGGCATCATCACCTACATCAGCGTGCTGGAACGCAAAAAGGAGATTGGCATCCTGCGTGCGATTGGCGCGTCGAAGCGCAACGTGGCCAACGTATTCAATGCCGAGACCTTTATCGAGGGCCTCATCGCCGGCGTCTTTGCCATTGTCGTTGTGATGGCCGTGAGCTTTCCGGTTAATGCCTGGGCGCTTGCTGCCAAACAGGTCCCCAATCTGATGAGCCTGCCCGTGCGGGATGCGCTGGTGCTCATTGCAATTTCGGTACTGCTGACGGTTGTCGCTGGCCTGCTGCCGGCCCGCAGCGCATCCAAAAAAGATCCCGTTGAGGCCCTGCGCTCCGAATAA
- a CDS encoding pyridoxamine 5'-phosphate oxidase family protein has translation MFRPLRRKKRAITDEAARELLATCKRGVFAVNGDDGYPYAIPVNYFFDAEHDKIYFHGAKAGHKVDALKRDDKVCFTVYGNDWYKDDDWAPYVQSTVVFGRCRLANDTPAFVEDKVRELALKYYPIAEEVEEEIAKDIKGVQLYEITIEHLCGKQIKEK, from the coding sequence ATGTTTAGGCCTCTACGCCGAAAGAAGCGCGCCATTACCGACGAGGCGGCGCGCGAGCTGCTCGCCACCTGCAAGCGCGGTGTCTTTGCCGTCAACGGCGACGATGGCTATCCGTACGCCATTCCCGTCAACTACTTCTTTGACGCCGAGCACGACAAGATTTACTTCCACGGCGCCAAGGCGGGCCACAAGGTCGACGCTCTCAAGCGTGACGACAAGGTCTGTTTTACCGTCTACGGCAACGACTGGTACAAGGACGACGATTGGGCGCCCTACGTGCAGAGCACCGTTGTCTTTGGCCGTTGCCGCCTAGCGAATGACACCCCCGCGTTTGTCGAGGACAAGGTCCGTGAGCTCGCGCTCAAGTACTACCCCATCGCCGAGGAAGTCGAGGAGGAAATCGCCAAGGACATTAAGGGCGTTCAGCTGTACGAGATTACGATTGAGCATCTCTGCGGCAAGCAGATTAAAGAAAAGTAA
- a CDS encoding ribbon-helix-helix protein, CopG family, whose product MDAKQLEKMMGFAPGELEKAAEAYEKDEWPKGRTIKLGRPPISDEPSVVLSARVGESVLEAFDEKAKRHGQTRTERLRELIMLDAMIA is encoded by the coding sequence ATGGATGCTAAGCAGCTCGAAAAGATGATGGGATTTGCCCCTGGAGAGCTTGAAAAAGCCGCAGAGGCGTACGAGAAAGATGAATGGCCGAAAGGTCGCACTATCAAGCTGGGAAGGCCGCCAATCTCTGATGAGCCGAGCGTTGTCTTATCGGCACGCGTTGGCGAATCGGTTCTTGAAGCGTTTGACGAAAAAGCAAAGCGCCATGGGCAAACACGCACGGAGCGACTCAGGGAGCTCATCATGCTCGATGCAATGATTGCCTAG
- a CDS encoding tRNA (N6-threonylcarbamoyladenosine(37)-N6)-methyltransferase TrmO: MEPIAHIHTDLPQKFGIPRNSFLAPHLEGRIVFEPEFASNAAVAGLESFSHLWLLWRFENGTPGGTAKDIAVDAKTQDKAGTNAKWSKTVRPPRLGGAERVGVFATRSPFRPNPIGLTCVKLDRVELTADGPIIHVLGADLRDGTPIYDIKPYIPFANCHPDAAGGWIEDAPWQELNVEFPQALQDKVPPAKLPGLIEVLRQDPRRAGSKHEPDRVYHLAYAGLDVSFTVDGAQLTVTDVDEAQS, translated from the coding sequence ATGGAACCTATTGCACACATACATACCGACCTGCCGCAGAAGTTTGGCATTCCGCGCAACAGCTTTTTGGCGCCTCATCTTGAGGGGCGCATTGTCTTTGAGCCGGAGTTTGCCTCTAACGCCGCGGTTGCAGGGCTCGAGTCTTTCTCGCACTTATGGCTGCTTTGGCGTTTTGAAAATGGGACGCCGGGCGGCACGGCAAAAGACATCGCCGTTGATGCCAAGACGCAGGACAAGGCTGGCACCAATGCCAAGTGGTCAAAGACCGTGCGTCCGCCGCGCCTGGGAGGTGCCGAGCGCGTGGGCGTGTTTGCCACGCGTAGCCCGTTTCGGCCCAACCCCATCGGCCTTACCTGCGTAAAGCTCGACCGCGTTGAGCTCACCGCCGATGGTCCCATCATTCATGTGCTGGGCGCCGACCTGCGCGACGGCACGCCCATCTACGATATCAAGCCCTACATTCCGTTTGCGAACTGTCATCCGGACGCGGCGGGCGGATGGATTGAGGACGCCCCGTGGCAAGAGCTCAACGTCGAGTTCCCACAAGCGCTGCAAGACAAGGTCCCGCCCGCGAAGTTGCCCGGCTTAATCGAGGTCCTTCGCCAGGATCCGCGCCGCGCTGGCAGCAAGCACGAGCCCGATCGCGTTTACCATCTGGCCTATGCTGGGCTCGACGTGTCGTTCACGGTCGACGGGGCGCAGCTTACCGTGACGGATGTCGACGAGGCGCAAAGCTAA
- a CDS encoding zinc ribbon domain-containing protein, protein MAFAEKLIAVRRANNLTQEQLAAKLYVTRQAVSRWERGEVTPGIDMMKLIAAVTGEPLSHLLEMPERYCQSCGMILTPDDCGTDATGATTDHYCKWCYDHGKYTYETTMEAMIEDCAPRLAQNTGMSLDEAVSLMGAVLPQLERWRTVQENEERYGTEARACYGDEAINAANEALLDMDPQTWNDMKELERAILGQLSIAMGDGEPEDSEARKLVAMHRRWIALNWGSEPQDEAYLGLAHGYLADQRFVDYYDKPCGTGATAFLVQAIELSLVRA, encoded by the coding sequence ATGGCCTTTGCAGAAAAACTCATCGCCGTCCGCCGCGCCAACAATCTCACCCAAGAGCAGCTTGCCGCCAAGCTCTACGTCACACGCCAAGCCGTCAGCCGCTGGGAGCGCGGCGAGGTCACGCCGGGCATCGACATGATGAAGCTCATTGCCGCTGTGACCGGAGAGCCACTGTCTCACCTACTCGAAATGCCCGAACGCTACTGCCAAAGCTGCGGCATGATACTCACGCCCGATGACTGCGGCACCGATGCCACGGGCGCCACGACCGACCATTACTGCAAATGGTGCTACGACCACGGCAAGTACACCTACGAGACCACGATGGAAGCAATGATCGAGGATTGCGCCCCGCGCCTGGCACAAAACACCGGCATGTCGCTCGACGAAGCCGTCTCGCTCATGGGCGCCGTCCTGCCGCAACTGGAGCGCTGGCGCACCGTGCAGGAAAACGAGGAGCGCTACGGCACCGAGGCCCGGGCGTGCTATGGCGACGAGGCCATCAATGCGGCAAACGAAGCGCTGCTAGACATGGACCCTCAGACGTGGAACGACATGAAGGAACTTGAACGCGCCATTTTGGGCCAGCTCTCGATTGCCATGGGCGATGGCGAACCGGAAGACAGCGAGGCTCGCAAGCTCGTCGCAATGCATCGCCGCTGGATAGCTCTCAACTGGGGCAGCGAGCCCCAGGACGAGGCATATCTGGGACTCGCCCACGGCTACCTCGCCGACCAGCGCTTTGTTGACTACTACGACAAGCCGTGCGGCACCGGCGCCACAGCGTTTCTGGTCCAGGCCATCGAGTTGTCACTGGTCCGCGCATAG
- a CDS encoding glutaredoxin has protein sequence MATDHELELYVMTGCPYCIKVKHFLADNGVTIPERNISTDSDAEQTLISIGGKRQVPCLFIDGKPLYESSDIIAWVQENLL, from the coding sequence ATGGCTACTGATCATGAGCTCGAGCTGTACGTTATGACCGGCTGCCCGTATTGCATAAAGGTCAAGCACTTTTTGGCCGATAACGGCGTGACCATTCCCGAGCGCAATATCTCGACCGATTCCGATGCCGAACAGACACTCATCTCCATCGGCGGAAAGCGCCAGGTTCCCTGCCTGTTCATCGACGGCAAGCCACTCTACGAATCGAGCGACATCATCGCGTGGGTGCAGGAGAACCTACTCTGA